A portion of the Effusibacillus lacus genome contains these proteins:
- the rho gene encoding transcription termination factor Rho, translated as MLIKELEAMKLTDLYKLAKDYEIPSYGGLKKKELIFAILRKQAEKEGLMFMEGILEIMHEGYGFLRPIGYLPSNEDIYVAASQIRRFDLRTGDKVSGKVRPPKENERYYGLLQVEAVNGTTPQSASERVHFPALTPLFPQKKLVMETTPEKLSTRIIDLLSPIGLGQRGLIVAPPKAGKTLLLKEIANSISTNHPDIDLFVLLIDERPEEVTDMQRSVKGEVVASTFDEVPEHHIKVAELVLERAMRLVEHGRDVVILLDSITRLARAYNLVIPPSGRTLSGGIDPAAFHRPKRFFGAARNIEEGGSLTILATALVETGSRMDDVIYEEFKGTGNMELMLDRRLAEKRIFPALDIRRSGTRREELLLTQEELDKVWAIRKSMSDNPDFTEVFLRKLRDTKNNQEFLATLEGIKESKELSKVK; from the coding sequence TTGCTAATTAAAGAATTGGAAGCAATGAAACTGACGGATCTGTACAAGCTTGCCAAGGATTATGAGATCCCGTCCTACGGAGGCTTGAAGAAGAAAGAACTCATCTTTGCGATCCTCCGGAAACAAGCTGAAAAAGAAGGCCTCATGTTCATGGAAGGCATCCTTGAGATCATGCATGAGGGATACGGATTTCTAAGGCCGATCGGGTACTTGCCAAGCAATGAAGACATTTATGTGGCTGCCTCGCAAATTCGCAGGTTCGATTTGCGAACCGGGGACAAGGTTTCCGGCAAAGTAAGGCCACCGAAAGAAAACGAAAGGTACTACGGACTCCTGCAAGTGGAAGCGGTTAACGGTACCACGCCGCAATCCGCATCCGAACGGGTACATTTCCCCGCGCTCACTCCTCTTTTCCCGCAGAAGAAACTTGTGATGGAAACGACTCCCGAGAAACTTTCGACTCGTATCATCGATTTGCTGTCTCCGATAGGTCTTGGCCAACGAGGACTGATCGTGGCCCCGCCCAAAGCCGGCAAAACGCTTCTGCTGAAAGAAATCGCCAACTCCATTTCCACCAACCATCCGGATATTGATCTGTTTGTACTGTTGATCGACGAACGTCCGGAAGAAGTGACGGATATGCAGCGTTCCGTGAAGGGGGAAGTGGTGGCATCCACCTTTGACGAAGTGCCTGAGCATCATATCAAAGTGGCGGAATTGGTGTTGGAACGGGCGATGCGCCTTGTGGAACACGGCAGGGACGTGGTGATTTTGCTCGACTCCATTACCCGTTTGGCCAGAGCCTATAACCTGGTCATTCCGCCTTCCGGCAGAACCCTCTCGGGGGGTATCGATCCGGCTGCATTTCACCGTCCCAAGCGGTTCTTTGGCGCGGCCCGCAACATTGAAGAGGGGGGCTCGCTGACCATTCTTGCGACAGCCCTTGTCGAGACGGGTTCCCGGATGGACGACGTGATCTATGAAGAATTCAAAGGCACCGGGAACATGGAATTGATGCTTGACCGTCGTCTCGCAGAGAAGCGCATCTTCCCCGCCCTTGACATTCGGCGTTCCGGAACAAGGAGAGAAGAATTGCTGCTGACGCAGGAAGAACTGGATAAAGTATGGGCGATTCGCAAATCGATGTCCGATAACCCTGACTTTACGGAGG